From a single Lolium rigidum isolate FL_2022 chromosome 7, APGP_CSIRO_Lrig_0.1, whole genome shotgun sequence genomic region:
- the LOC124669742 gene encoding homeobox-leucine zipper protein HOX14-like, translating into MDKQLFDSSYVDTSFFVASGTAQGESRPRARRRRRRAARCGDVDGGDLDGGGDPKKRRLSDEQVEMLEVSFREERKLETGRKVHLAAELGLDPKQVAVWFQNRRARHKSKLLEEEFAKLKHAHDAAILNKCHLENEVLRLKERLGATEEEVRRLRSAAGSHAASGDGGDAAGAVVACGGSPSSSFSAGTCHQQHPGFSGQDVMGPDDDLMMCVPEYGGYADSSVVEWFSLYGLM; encoded by the exons ATGGACAAGCAGCTCTTCGATTCCTCCTACGTGGACACGTCCTTCTTCGTTGCCAGTG GCACGGCGCAGGGGGAGAGCCGGCCGAGGGCTCGGCGcaggcggcggagggcggcgaggtgcggtgacgtcgacggcggcgatctggACGGAGGAGGCGACCCCAAGAAGCGCCGGCTCAGCGACGAGCAGGTGGAGATGCTCGAGGTCAGCTTCCGGGAAGAGCGCAAGCTGGAGACCGGCCGGAAGGTGCACCTGGCCGCCGAGCTCGGGCTCGATCCCAAGCAGGTCGCCGTCTGGTTCCAGAACCGCCGCGCGCGCCACAAGAGCAAGCTGCTCGAGGAGGAGTTCGCCAAGCTCAAGCACGCCCACGACGCCGCCATCCTCAACAAATGCCATCTCGAGAACGAG GTGCTGAGGCTGAAGGAGAGGCTGGGGGCcacggaggaggaggtgagaCGTCTCAGATCCGCGGCTGGGAGCCACGCAGCTTCCGGTGACGGCGGAGACGCCGCTGGCGCCGTTGTCGCGTGCGGCGGCAGCCCGAGCTCGTCCTTCTCGGCGGGCACCTGCCACCAGCAGCACCCAGGTTTCAGCGGGCAGGACGTGATGGGGCCGGACGATGACCTGATGATGTGCGTCCCGGAGTATGGTGGATATGCCGATAGCAGCGTCGTCGAGTGGTTTAGCCTGTACGGGCTTATGTGA